From Carettochelys insculpta isolate YL-2023 chromosome 8, ASM3395843v1, whole genome shotgun sequence, a single genomic window includes:
- the RND3 gene encoding rho-related GTP-binding protein RhoE, producing MKERRASQKLSSKSAMDPNQNVKCKIVVVGDSQCGKTALLHVFAKDCFPENYVPTVFENYTASFEIDTQRIELSLWDTSGSPYYDNVRPLSYPDSDAVLICFDISRPETLDSVLKKWKGEIQEFCPNTKMLLVGCKSDLRTDVSTLVELSNHRQTPVSYDQGTNMAKQIGAATYIECSALQSENSVRDIFHVATLACVNKTNKNVKRNKSQRATKRISHMPGRPELSTVATDLRKDKAKSCTVM from the exons ATGAAGGAGAGAAGAGCGAGCCAGAAACTCTCCAGCAAATCGGCCATGGATCCTAACCAGAACGTGAAGTGTAAAATCGTGGTGGTGGGGGACAGCCAGTGCGGGAAAACGGCGCTGCTCCACGTCTTCGCTAAGGACTGCTTCCCGGAG AACTATGTCCCTACAGTATTTGAAAATTACACGGCcagctttgaaattgacacacaAAGAATAGAGCTGAGTCTGTGGGACACCTCGG GGTCTCCCTATTATGACAACGTCCGCCCGCTTTCCTATCCAGATTCCGATGCTGTCTTGATTTGTTTTGACATCAGTCGGCCAGAAACCCTTGACAGTGTGCTAAAAAAG TGGAAAGGTGAAATTCAGGAGTTTTGCCCTAACACCAAAATGCTTCTGGTGGGCTGCAAATCTGACCTACGCACAGATGTGAGCACATTAGTGGAGCTCTCCAATCACAGGCAGACACCGGTATCCTATGATCAG GGTACAAATATGGCCAAACAGATAGGAGCAGCCACTTATATTGAATGCTCAGCCTTACAGTCGGAAAACAGCGTAAGAGACATTTTTCATGTTGCCACGTTGGCATGcgtaaacaaaacaaacaaaaatgttaagCGGAACAAATCACAGAGGGCAACAAAGCGAATTTCGCACATGCCTGGGAGGCCAGAACTATCAACAGTCGCTACAGATTTGCGAAAGGACAAAGCAAAGAGCTGCACGGTGATGTGA